In Helicoverpa armigera isolate CAAS_96S chromosome 22, ASM3070526v1, whole genome shotgun sequence, the genomic stretch AATAAAACTAGAACTTTGATAGAGATTCAAGGTGAAAACGACCGCTGTTACAGGGTTTTCCCGCGCATAAATTTCTGCCCTTGCCGATCGTTTAAACATCAAGTTATTGAAAGGAAGGCTCAGATTCTCTGTAAGCACGTATTGGCGGCGAGAATAGCACAAATATTGGGCAGGACTACTGACCACGAGGTAACTGGAGACCAGTACCTGATGCTATTGCGTTCTATGTACAATATTGAAGAGAATCATGGATGAAGGAACTTCACAATACTATTTCACAGCTTCTATGGACTCCGGGAAAACATTATGCAGCTTGTTGAAGGCAATACAGTTTCAAGAGGTAATATTCACTTACATTTTACAAGCGCTTCCCATGAAAATTGCGGCTCAGCTTTTTTCATATTTgtggaaatgtaaataaaacctctccatatttattttttaaatgtttcagAATGCAGTATTCTGTGCCTTACCAGAGGGCCTCAAACTGACCGTGGAAGAAGGCAAGTGTGTGCAAGCATCTGCCTATGTCCCCTCAGATAACTTCACTGAGTATCATGTTAGAGATGATGTGGATGTCATGTTCAAGGTGGGTCAACACATGACTGCTCCTTTGCAAAAACTTGTTTATCTGTTTTTTGTATGGGTACTGTAGTGACCTaccttatttatatatgtatttattttatatatattgtgATTTGTCCAGTCAATTTAAATTTActatttagaaattatatttattttcattatttaattatttttgtgttgtatAAATTCAACGGACACGGACAaacacatttgttttattagtagCGACCAGCGAGCGACCGGCCGGTTCGACAGCTACGTCACAGCGGCGCGAGAGCGAGACCGCACTAGGCGGCGTTGCACTCGCGCACGCGGGACAAGGCCCGTTGCACCAGTCGGCTTTCGTTCGCTGCGCTAACGCccacatttttaaaactatcaACCGTTGTGCTTTTCGCTTTGGTCTGCCTAGATCTAGACTAGACTGTATGTTCTTTTCTGTATTCCGTGCTTGTGACTTTCTGTGCTTTTCTCCTTCTGACTTTCTcttctgtgtgtgtacaaaCTGTACGTGTACCTACTTGCGTGCTGTGCATAATAAACTTTTCTGTATTGTGCCCCTGGACTGCGTTATTTATCTCCGATACACGTCACCCTACACACCTACAGTACCAAGAATACCAAGGAACACAggaaataaacttttatcacTAAAAGTATGATTAATTAGTGTAACTATTCCCTAATAATGATTGTGTTGTTTAATTCCAGATCAGTATAGCAGTCTTATCAGAATGTCTGAACATATTTGGTTCTGGTGAAGAGTCCAGTTTGAAGATGTATTACAGAGGTGAAGGATCACCTTTACTATTAGTGTAAGTAATATCTGGGGGCCATAGCatcttgttatattttattcatgccTTCAGTTTCATAATAATGTACTCTTTCCtcctcacaaaaaaaaaaaaattaattgctGCCTTCAACAAGGAACAAATAAAAGGTTTACAGCCAGATTATTACTAGCAGATCCCACTGAAGAAAAACCtgcaattaaattgaaatagcaCCTATAGATTATGCCATGCTTTTTTCTACATTACCAGTTTTGTAGGGCAGAATTCATTtctgtaatttatattattgttttttcagGTTACAACCCCAATCTGTCCACAATGTGATGACGGACTGTGAGATATCCACACAAACTGCAGACTCTGTCCTAGAGCTTCGAGATGAGGATGCTGAAGAAGTCGCTAAGCTTGTGCTGAAGGCCCCTGCCTTTTTATGTCTGCTGGCTGACTTGGAGAGATCCTGTGAAGTATTTGAGCTGAACCTGTCACCTGACCATCCTAATGTCAGCATTGTTACTTATGGCAtgcaggtaatattcatatagaATTATTCATAGGTACATTCAATAATGATTTTAACCTTCATAATAGTTTAATTGAGCCTTTTCGCATGTTAGGTAGTTGACATACCACATTGccatct encodes the following:
- the LOC110370768 gene encoding cell cycle checkpoint protein RAD1; its protein translation is MDEGTSQYYFTASMDSGKTLCSLLKAIQFQENAVFCALPEGLKLTVEEGKCVQASAYVPSDNFTEYHVRDDVDVMFKISIAVLSECLNIFGSGEESSLKMYYRGEGSPLLLVLQPQSVHNVMTDCEISTQTADSVLELRDEDAEEVAKLVLKAPAFLCLLADLERSCEVFELNLSPDHPNVSIVTYGMQDRSCIDMPKSSDMVQSFTCESPVTLRYQLNHIRTIMKALAISTKVVLRCSSNGLMLLQLKLEKEDQRQMFSEFYIVPLLDD